From Vanrija pseudolonga chromosome 1, complete sequence, a single genomic window includes:
- the pro1 gene encoding putative gamma-glutamyl phosphate reductase, protein MAEQIAIAARRAFEASQLVAASERDVALASIREALTTARDEVLAANAKDMEAAKPLVEAGKLSASLLSRLDLGRPGKYDAMLQGITDVAALPLPTGVVTFAKELGPGLELHRVTCPVGVLLVIFEARPEVVVNIAALAIKSGNAAILKGGKESVNSTTVLSRIIAEALAKTSIPSTFVQSVSTRSEISALLAQDKYIDLVMPRGGNELVTSIKNQTKIAVMGHADGICAVYLDKTADEHKAIRVAVESKIDYMAACNAAETLLVHESLVSTLWPKVANALVAVGVSLRADAATLAALAGTPAAANATASTEEDYYTEFLGPIIAVKVVSGVNEAIEHINLHSSHHTDSIVTEDEASMSAWARGLDSANCFINASTRFADGTRYGLGTEVGISTGKTHARGPVGLDGLVIYKYVLRSTKDDGSVIADHEKGGKGYTHTDISREQAPF, encoded by the coding sequence ATGGCTGAACagatcgccatcgccgcgcgccgcgcctttGAGGCCTCGCAGCTTGTCGCCGCCTCGGAGCGtgacgtcgccctcgcctctATCCGGGAAGCGCTCACCACTGCGCgtgacgaggtgctcgccgccaacgcaAAGGACATGgaggcggccaagccgctcgtcgaggccggcaagctgtccgcgtcgctgctgtcccgcctcgacctcggccgcccgGGCAAGTACGACGCCATGCTGCAGGGCATCACGgacgtcgcggccctccccctccccactgGCGTTGTGACCTTCGCGAAGGAGCTCGGGCCCGGGCTTGAGCTGCACCGCGTCACTTGCCCCGTTGGCGTGCTGCTCGTCATCTTCGAGGCGCGCCCCGAGGTCGTGGTGAacatcgccgcgctcgcgatcAAGTCTGGAAACGCGGCCATCctcaagggcggcaaggagaGCGTCAACTCGACCACGGTGCTGTCTCGCATCATCGCCGAGGCACTCGCCAAGACGTCGATCCCGTCTACCTTTGTCCAGAGCGTGTCGACCCGCTCAGAGATCtcggccctcctcgcccaggaCAAGTACATTGACCTTGTCATGCCCCGTGGCGGCAACGAGTTGGTCACGAGCATCAAGAACCAGACCAAGATTGCTGTCATGGGCCACGCAGACGGCATCTGTGCCGTCTACCTCGAcaagacggccgacgagcacaaGGCGATCCGTGTGGCTGTCGAGTCAAAGATCGACTACATGGCGGCATGCAACGCGGCCGAGACGCTGCTGGTGCACGAGTCGCTCGTGTCAACGCTGTGGCCCAAGGTGgccaacgcgctcgtcgctgtcggcgtcTCTTtgcgcgctgacgccgcgaccctcgccgcgcttgccgGTACCCCTGCCGCGGCGAACGCGACCGCGTCCACCGAGGAGGACTACTACACCGAGTTCCTGGGCCCCATTATCGCCGTCAAGGTCGTGTCGGGCGTCAACGAGGCCATCGAGCACATCAACCTCCACTCGTCGCACCACACCGACTCGATCgtgaccgaggacgaggcgtccatgtcggcatgggcgcgcggcctcgactcGGCCAACTGTTTCATCAACGCTTCGACGCGGTTCGCAGACGGCACGCGCTATGGCCTCGGCACAGAGGTCGGCATCTCGACCGGCAagacgcacgcacgcggccccgtcggcctcgacggcctcgtcatCTACAAGTACGTCCTGAGGAGCACCAAGGACGACGGATCCGTCATTGCCGACCACGagaagggcggcaagggaTACACGCACACCGATATCTCGAGGGAGCAGGCGCCGTTTTAG
- the NIPAL2 gene encoding NIPA-like protein 2, which translates to MRTEFKSTALIGVAIACAGNVLISLALTVQKLAHIRVEAAAAAKARASPSGPAPAVSASRQGQGQQAVRAPKPGYAAVDLAEPVPVRRDSGASPLTSDTPPHVEEGAYLSSPLWWLGLGMIAVGEAGNFLSYGFAPASVVAPLGTVALIANVIFSPLILGESFTRRNLLGTGLAILGAVTVVWSSRDSNPRLSPDQLIAAVTATPFLIYTALNIAVVVPLVMLSSREEYASKYIGIDVGACALFGGYTVMATKALSSLMSSMLFGAFKHPVAWGAVVVLVVTSVLQIKFLNRALMRFDSNQVIPTQFVFFSLAAIVGSAVLYQEFRDVDINSLVDFGFGITFTFLGVFFLTTPQPTDNEQTRILAIVDEEAPLLLTPGSRRPSVQTPGAGGVGPIPGRLVKRPSASNISLALNSQAGLLLLATTPPVTPSALPIGGSLFANGSSSQAIPYRPRSGSRTSITSDVARRGSPLAETGFPSVSSRLG; encoded by the exons ATGCGTACAGAGTTCAAGAGCACGGCGCTGATTGGCGTCGCCATTGCGTGCGCTGGCAACGTCCTCATCTCGCTTGCGTT GACGGTCCAGAAGCTAGCGCACAtccgcgtcgaggcggccgctgccgcgaAAGCACGGGCGTCACCTTCGGGACCGGCACCGGCAGTGTCAGCGTCCcggcaggggcaggggcagcagGCCGTGCGCGCCCCGAAGCCGGGGTACGcggccgtcgacctcgccgagccggtgccggtgcggcgcgactctggcgcgtcgccgctcaccagcgacacgccgccacacGTAGAGGAGGGCGCGTACCTCTCCAGCCCGTTATGGTGGCTCGGTCTCGGGATGATCgccgtgggcgaggcgggcaaCTTCCTCAGCTATGGCttcgcgccggcgtcggtggtCGCGCCGCTGGGCACCGTCGCGCTCATTGCCAACGTCATCTTCTCGcccctcatcctcggcgaGAGCTTCACGCGGCGTAACCTCCTCGGGACGGGCCtggccatcctcggcgccgttaCGGTCGTgtggtcgtcgcgcgactcgaACCCTAGA TTGTCTCCCGACCAGCTCATTGCCGCGGTGACTGCCACGCCGTTCCTCATCTACACGGCGCTGAACATTGCCGTTGTCGTGCCCCTTGTCATGCTCTCATCCCGGGAAGAGTACGCGTCCAAGTACATTGGCAttgacgtcggcgcgtgcgCCCTGTTTGGCGGGTACACCGTCATGGCGACCAAGGCTCTCTCATCGCTTATGTCGTCGATGCTGTTCGGCGCCTTCAAGCACCCGGTTGCGTggggcgccgtcgtcgtgctcgtcgtcacgAGCGTGCTGCAGATCAAGTTCCTCAACCGCGCACTCATGCGTTTCGACAGCAACCAGGTGATTCCGACGCAGTTCGTCTTCTTCTCCCTCGCCGCGATCGTCGGCTCTGCAGTGCTGTACCAGGAGTtccgcgacgtcgacatcaactcgctcgtcgacttcgGCTTCGGGATCACGTTCACCTTCCTGGGCGTCTTCTTCCTCACCACGCCCCAGCCGACCGACAACGAGCAGACGCGCATCCTGGCAAtagtcgacgaggaggccccGCTGCTCCTCACACCTGGCTCACGCCGCCCCTCGGTGCAGAcgcctggcgctggcggcgtcggccccATCCCGGGTCGGCTGGTCAAGCGCCCGTCCGCGTCCAACATcagcctcgcgctcaacTCGCAAgcggggctgctgctgctggcgacCACACCACCTGTCACGCCCAGCGCGCTCCCCATCGGCGGGTCATTGTTCGCCAATGGCTCCTCGTCCCAGGCGATCCCGTACCGGCCCCGGAGCGGCTCAAGAACGAGCATCACGagcgacgtcgcgcggcgggggagcCCGCTCGCAGAGACGGGGTTCCCAAGTGTATCTTCTAGACTAGGATAG
- the ARL8A gene encoding ADP-ribosylation factor-like protein 8A, which yields MAWLFSSLYDWLSSLFFAKHVEITIVGLQASGKTSLVNVLGSGQWSEEVVPTVAFNLRQVRKGNVTMKVWDVAGQPKFRGMWDRYCRGANAIVYVVDAADVSANEEISSRQAASLPTATSELHALLALPTLAGVPLLVLANKSDIDGALGVDDMIREMRLADIRGRVVSCYSTSNKTKHNLDIVLEWLTRRAQ from the exons ATGGCCTGGCTCTTCTCGTCCCTCTACGACTGGCTCTCGTCGCTCTTCTTCGCCAAGCATGTGGAGATCACCATCGTCGGGCTGCAG GCGAGCGGCAAGACGTC CCTCGTCAACGTCCTCGGCTCGGGACAGTGGTCCGAGGAGGTCGTGCCGACCGTCGCGTTCAACCTGCGGCAGGTGCGCAAGGGCAACGTGACGATGAAGGTGTGGGATGTTGCG GGCCAGCCAAAGTTCCGCGGCATGTGGGACAGGtactgccgcggcgcgaaCGCGATAGT ctaCGTTGTCGACGCTGCGGACGTGAGTGCTAACGAAGAAATAAGCTCACGCCAGGCCGCATCCCTCCCTACCGCCACTTCGGAACTCcacgcgctccttgccctgCCTACCCTTGCTGGCGTACCCCTGCTCGTCCTGGCTAACAAGAGCGATATTGACGGTGCGCTTGGCGTTGACGACATGATCCGCGAGATGCGTCTTGCGGACATTAGGGGTCGTGTTGTCTCG TGCTACTCGACGAGCAACAAGACCAAGCACAACCTCGACATTGTTCTCGAGTGGCTtacccgccgcgcgcaatAG
- the PA1538 gene encoding Baeyer-Villiger monooxygenase yields MASEKTSTAVPTLVGAAEGSPFVAAKTINSLANPSVLIVGAGIGGITLALDLDDQGLTNWIMIDREAGVGGTWWQNRYPIPAVAYSHSRFQNSQWTETHPERAELQEYWANIVKTQGLENRLRLQHDFVKADWDAEASLYHVTLRDTANDREVHVDAQVIVGATGAFSEPRRIPLPGEDQFKGQIIHSARWPHDLAPSDLRGKTVVVVGNGCSGVRIVGTLGLDPKIKVVSLARTQQWLMPSLTRGWDGARNSAPNSEQLRDFRARFPFFQKVYRLLMLAILDSRFKTQLIKEGKSRRKVQEKAIGEWMRKRAPPHLKDKIVPDFPFQAKRYVFEDGYFAAINSPQNRAIYGRVTALTENGVQVDDGSHVDADVVVLSTGYDADHIDMEVSGSTDSTNNYNGKGDQVWYHGVALPGIPNYFTLCGNNFLVNHSSVTIVLEFQAAYVTKLIAAMRDNSIPVLEVKQDAAEKYDQIIAKKLEKTTWPLVNNYWRKGGSGRIFTHYPGPVVAQWWDNAWVVWSDYKGGEKLARSQRIRSIAYTVALLVGLAYGGKWAVDSGLVHRLGVGAQDLVNAVVHAATAAKDVVVEAAHKITG; encoded by the exons ATGGCCTCCGAAAAGACATCCACTGCAGTCCccacgctcgtcggcgccgccgagggcagccCCTTTGTGGCGGCCAAGACGATCAACTCGCTCGCCAACCCGTCGGTGctcatcgtcggcgcgggtATCGGCGgcatcacgctcgcgctcgacctcgacgaccagggCCTGACCAACTGGATT ATGAtcgaccgcgaggccggcgtcggcggaaCGTGGTGGCAGAACCGATACCC CATCCCCGCCGTTGCGTACTCGCACTCGCGTTTCCAGAACTCGCAGTGGACCGAGACGCAtcccgagcgcgccgagctccagGAGT ACTGGGCCAACATTGTCAAGACGCAGGGGCTCGAGAACCGTCTGCGCCTGCAGCACGACTTTGTCAAGGCCGActgggacgccgaggcgtcgctCTACCACGTCACGTTGCGGGACACGGCCAACGACCGCGAGGTGCACGTCGATGCCCAGGTGATCGTCGGCGCCACAGGTGCCTTCTCCGAGCCGCGCCGTATTCCCCTCCCCGGAGAGGACCAGTTCAAGGGGCAGATTATCcactcggcgcgctggccgcacgacctcgcgcccagcgacctgcgcggcaagacggtcgtggtcgtcgggAACGGGTGCAGCGG CGTGCGAAtcgtcggcacgctcggcctcgacccaAAGATCAAGGTCGtgtcgctcgcgcgcacgcagcagTGGCTCATGCCGTCGCTCACGCGCGGgtgggacggcgcgcgcaacTCTGCGCCCAACTCGGAGCAGCTGCGTGACTTCCGCGCGCGCTTCCCGTTCTTCCAGAAGGTCTACCGCCTGCTCAtgctcgccatcctcgactCGCGCTTCAAGACGCAGCtcatcaaggagggcaagagCCGCCGCAAGGTACAGGAGAAG GCAATTGGCGAGTGGATGAGGAAACGCGCCCCGCCGCACCTCAAGGACAAGATTGTCCCCGACTTCCCCTTCCAGGCCAAGCGCTACGTGTTCGAGGACGGCTACTTTGCAGCCATCAACTCGCCGCAGAACCGCGCCATCTACGGGCGCGTGACTGCGCTCACCGAGAACGGCGtgcaggtcgacgacggcagccatgtcgacgccgacgtcgtggtcCTGTCGACGGGATACGACGCGGAC CACATCGACATGGAGGTCTCGGGCTCGACCGACAGCACAAACAACTacaacggcaagggcgaccAGGTATGGTACCACGGCGTGGCGCTGCCCGGCATCCCGAACTACTTCACGCTCTGCGGCAACAACTTCCTCGTCAACCACAGCAGCGTGACCATCGTGCTCGAGTTCCAGGCGGCGTACGTCACCAAGCTCATTGCCGCCATGCGCGACAACTCGATCCCCGTGCTCGAGGTTAAGCAGGACGCCGCGGAGAAGTACGACCAGATCATTgccaagaagctcgagaAGACGACGTGGCCGCTCGTCAACAACTACTGGCGCAAGGGCGGCTCGGGGCGCATCTTT ACCCACTACCCCGGCCCAGTCGTCGCCCAGTGGTGGGACAACGCGTGGGTCGTCTGGTCCGACTAcaagggcggcgagaagctcgcgcgcagccAGCGCATCCGCTCGATCGCGTACActgtcgcgctgctcgtcggcctcgcgtaTGGCGGCAAGTGGGCCGTCGACTCGGGCCTCgtccaccgcctcggcgttggcgcgcaggacctcgtcaacgccgtcgtgcacgccgccacgGCTGCCAAGgacgttgtcgtcgaggccgcgcacAAGATCACCGGTTAG